A single region of the Candidatus Delongbacteria bacterium genome encodes:
- a CDS encoding type II secretion system F family protein, with product MASFHSREQLLLPRLKLLHTCASRSLSLEAALEGVLHSRGPVAGRRFSARFLQGLKAGRGVAEALREADPTQPGMVLSLVAVGERTGQLALCTRYLVDYYERVAELRRSLSRALTYPLIVLGFIWISLEKKKVRCIT from the coding sequence ATGGCTTCCTTTCACTCCCGTGAACAGCTTCTATTGCCGCGCTTGAAACTCCTTCACACCTGTGCCTCGCGCAGCCTCTCGCTGGAGGCGGCCTTGGAGGGCGTGTTGCACAGCCGCGGACCCGTGGCCGGGCGGCGCTTCAGTGCGCGCTTTCTGCAGGGCTTGAAAGCCGGTCGCGGCGTGGCCGAGGCCTTGCGCGAGGCCGACCCCACCCAGCCCGGCATGGTCCTCTCCCTGGTGGCCGTCGGCGAGCGCACCGGCCAGCTGGCCCTCTGCACGCGCTACCTGGTGGACTACTATGAACGGGTTGCCGAGCTGCGGCGCAGCCTGTCCCGCGCCCTGACCTACCCGCTGATCGTCCTCGGGTTCATCTGGATCAGCCTGGAGAAAAAGAAGGTCAGGTGCATCACCTGA